One region of Sphingomonas kaistensis genomic DNA includes:
- the bchB gene encoding ferredoxin:protochlorophyllide reductase (ATP-dependent) subunit B, which yields MRLAVWTYEGPPHVGAMRVATAMRGVHYVLHAPQGDTYADLLFTMIERRGERPPVTYTTFQARDLGGDTAELFKTAARQAYERFQPELMIVGASCTAELIQDDPGGLAGTLGLPCPVIPLELPSYSRKEHWGASETFYQIVRALCPAGAPRPARERISANILGPAALGFRHRDDVREVTRILELLGIEVNVVAPLGASPSDIRRLPDARFNICLYPEIGDEAARYLEKQGQPCIRTVPLGVAATRRFIEEVAAVAGVDPAPALNHPDLRMPWWSRSVDSTYLTGKRVFIFGDATHAAAAARVAAHELGFKVCGIGCFNREFARDVRTVAAELGLEALITDDHLEVEEAIAAAQPELVLGTQMERHTAKRLGIPCAVISAPVHVQDFPARHSPQMGIEGANVLFDSWVHPLVMGLEEHLLTMFRDDPEFHDGAGASHLGGHGATASTQDPEPAAPSAEAVAGWTAEAEAELRKIPFFVRGKARRNTEAFAASHGLATVELATLYEAKAHYGR from the coding sequence ATGCGGCTGGCCGTCTGGACCTACGAGGGACCGCCGCACGTCGGGGCGATGCGCGTCGCCACCGCCATGCGCGGCGTCCACTACGTCCTCCACGCGCCGCAGGGCGATACCTACGCCGACCTCCTGTTCACCATGATCGAGCGCCGTGGCGAGCGCCCGCCGGTCACCTACACCACCTTCCAGGCCCGCGACCTGGGCGGCGACACCGCCGAGCTGTTCAAGACCGCCGCCCGCCAGGCCTATGAGCGGTTCCAGCCCGAACTGATGATCGTCGGCGCGTCGTGCACCGCCGAACTGATCCAGGACGATCCCGGCGGCCTTGCCGGAACCCTCGGCCTGCCGTGCCCGGTGATCCCGCTGGAGCTTCCGAGCTACAGCCGCAAGGAGCATTGGGGCGCGTCGGAAACCTTTTACCAGATCGTCCGCGCGCTCTGCCCGGCCGGGGCGCCGAGGCCAGCGCGTGAGCGGATCAGCGCCAACATCCTCGGCCCGGCGGCACTCGGCTTCCGCCACCGTGACGACGTGCGCGAAGTCACCCGGATCCTCGAACTGCTCGGGATCGAGGTCAATGTCGTCGCTCCCCTTGGTGCGTCGCCCTCGGACATCCGCCGCCTGCCCGACGCCCGGTTCAACATCTGCCTCTACCCCGAGATCGGCGACGAGGCCGCGCGCTACCTGGAAAAGCAGGGCCAGCCCTGCATCCGCACCGTTCCCCTCGGAGTCGCAGCGACCCGCCGCTTCATCGAGGAAGTCGCTGCGGTGGCCGGGGTGGACCCCGCACCGGCGCTCAACCATCCCGACCTGCGGATGCCGTGGTGGAGCCGCTCGGTCGATTCCACCTACCTGACCGGCAAGCGCGTCTTCATCTTCGGCGATGCCACCCATGCCGCCGCCGCCGCCCGCGTCGCCGCGCACGAACTTGGCTTCAAGGTCTGCGGCATCGGCTGCTTCAACCGCGAATTCGCGCGCGACGTCCGCACCGTCGCGGCCGAACTCGGCCTCGAAGCGCTGATCACCGACGACCATCTAGAGGTCGAGGAGGCGATTGCCGCCGCCCAGCCGGAGCTGGTGCTCGGCACGCAGATGGAGCGCCACACCGCCAAGCGGCTTGGCATCCCCTGCGCGGTCATCTCGGCCCCGGTCCACGTCCAGGATTTCCCTGCGCGTCACTCCCCCCAGATGGGGATCGAGGGCGCGAACGTGCTGTTCGACAGCTGGGTCCATCCGCTGGTGATGGGCCTTGAGGAACATCTGCTGACGATGTTCCGCGACGATCCGGAATTCCACGACGGGGCCGGCGCAAGCCACCTCGGCGGCCATGGCGCAACCGCCTCGACGCAGGATCCCGAGCCTGCCGCACCATCGGCGGAGGCCGTTGCCGGCTGGACCGCCGAGGCCGAGGCCGAACTGCGCAAGATCCCGTTCTTCGTGCGCGGCAAGGCGCGCCGCAACACCGAGGCATTCGCCGCCAGTCACGGCCTTGCCACGGTCGAACTCGCCACCCTCTACGAGGCCAAGGCGCATTATGGCCGCTGA